A genomic window from Glycine soja cultivar W05 chromosome 10, ASM419377v2, whole genome shotgun sequence includes:
- the LOC114370438 gene encoding vinorine synthase-like, translating into MEDANGGEAGENESQHGGEEARREETKGAEEEDARREANLKWKISGTIDYATYFLNHTFASTKNMEVEIISTQCIKPSCTTPNHPNTYNLSILDQFMPSIYIPMVLFYSFAQSSQANIDSTITQQRLKQLKESLSQVLTHFYPFAGRVKDKFTIDCNDEGVHYTEAKVSCTLAEFFNQPNFSSLIHKLVPNQPIMELATEGYTAMVQVNCFACGGMVIGTLISHMIADGAGASFFLNSWGSNSNFSHQDAFDQFPNFDTPFPQNNNNYACPHDTNVMNLCGQFLNEGRVAMRRFLFDAEAISRLRAQGSSLTVQNPTRVEVVTSLLCKCTAKVFNANFGLERPTLITHAVNMRRRASPMFPKSCMGNFAWLALALIMSSKDNKVIMELLPDLVVKLREAVSSINSDFVKGFEGDEGYAKYCEVSKELIEKASSFAATTTSGVNYVHFTSWCNFGLYDVDYGWGKPIWVSCVADSVDDSMFFNAVILMDTPSGNGIECWVYLNEDEMAILQQDKELLAFSTLDPNPQQLKD; encoded by the exons ATGGAGGATGCCAATGGAGGGGAAGCCGGGGAGAACGAAAGCCAACACGGAGGAGAAGAAGCCAGACGAGAAGAAACGAAGGGCGCGGAGGAAGAAGATGCCAGACGGGAAGCAAATTTGAAATGGAAGATT AGTGGGACAATCGACTATGCTACTTACTTTCTCAATCACACCTTTGCATCAACCAAGAATATGGAAGTTGAAATAATCTCCACTCAGTGCATCAAACCCTCTTGCACAACACCAAATCACCCAAATACATATAATCTCTCAATCTTAGACCAGTTCATGCCTTCTATATACATACCAATGGTTCTTTTCTACTCTTTTGCTCAGAGTTCTCAAGCCAATATTGACAGTACTATAACTCAACAAAGATTGAAACAATTAAAGGAATCATTATCACAAGTCTTGACTCATTTTTACCCATTCGCTGGAAGGGTTAAGGACAAGTTTACCATCGATTGCAATGATGAAGGGGTTCACTACACCGAGGCCAAAGTAAGTTGCACTCTAGCTGAATTTTTCAACCAACCTAATTTCTCGTCGCTTATCCATAAACTTGTTCCAAATCAACCAATTATGGAATTAGCGACCGAAGGGTACACAGCCATGGTACAAGTGAATTGTTTTGCATGTGGTGGCATGGTGATAGGTACCTTGATATCTCACATGATAGCGGATGGAGCAGGTGCAAGtttctttttaaatagttgGGGTTCTAATTCTAACTTTTCTCATCAAGATGCATTTGATCAATTTCCAAACTTTGATACCCCTTTCCCtcagaataataataattatgcaTGCCCACATGACACAAATGTGATGAATTTGTGTGGCCAATTTTTGAACGAGGGTAGGGTTGCTATGAGGAGGTTTTTATTTGATGCTGAAGCTATTTCGAGGTTAAGGGCTCAAGGGTCTAGTTTAACCGTGCAAAACCCTACTCGAGTGGAGGTAGTAACATCCCTTCTATGCAAATGTACTGCAAAAGTTTTCAATGCAAACTTTGGTTTAGAGAGGCCTACTTTGATAACTCATGCGGTAAATATGCGTAGAAGGGCATCTCCTATGTTTCCAAAATCGTGTATGGGTAATTTTGCATGGTTGGCTTTGGCTTTAATAATGAGTTCAAAGGACAACAAGGTAATAATGGAGTTATTACCTGACTTGGTTGTTAAATTGAGGGAAGCAGTGTCAAGTATCAACTCAGATTTTGTGAAAGGCTTCGAAGGTGATGAAGGGTATGCTAAATATTGTGAAGTTTCAAAAGAGTTAATTGAGAAAGCATCGAGTTTTGCTGCAACGACCACAAGTGGGGTTAATTACGTTCATTTTACGAGTTGGTGCAACTTTGGACTTTATGACGTTGATTATGGATGGGGAAAACCAATTTGGGTGTCTTGTGTGGCTGATTCAGTTGACGATTCTATGTTTTTTAACGCGGTCATACTAATGGATACACCTTCAGGAAATGGAATTGAATGTTGGGTTTACTTGAATGAAGATGAAATGGCCATATTGCAACAAGACAAGGAGCTCCTTGCTTTTTCAACCTTAGATCCAAATCCTCAGCAACTAAAGGATTAA